The following coding sequences are from one Acidobacteriota bacterium window:
- a CDS encoding UDP-3-O-(3-hydroxymyristoyl)glucosamine N-acyltransferase — MIPRGARPWLLKDLAQRLGAAWSGDGTQRLERAAPLETADATALAAVYDRRLLDRARTSRAGALVVAEDLAGELEGRALIVSAAPKALFARAIELLHPPVPAAPGIHPSAVVAADA, encoded by the coding sequence GTGATCCCGCGCGGCGCGCGTCCGTGGCTCCTCAAGGATCTCGCGCAGCGGCTCGGCGCGGCGTGGTCGGGGGACGGCACGCAGCGCCTCGAGCGGGCGGCGCCGCTCGAGACAGCGGACGCGACGGCCCTCGCCGCGGTGTACGACCGCCGGTTGCTGGACCGCGCCCGGACCAGTCGGGCGGGTGCGCTGGTGGTCGCGGAGGATCTGGCGGGGGAGCTCGAAGGACGGGCGCTGATCGTCAGCGCGGCGCCGAAGGCGCTGTTCGCCCGCGCGATCGAGCTTCTGCACCCGCCGGTGCCGGCGGCACCGGGGATCCATCCCTCGGCGGTGGTCGCGGCGGATGCCG